One genomic segment of Streptomyces sp. RerS4 includes these proteins:
- a CDS encoding helix-turn-helix domain-containing protein, whose translation MPDSPVTTHTTDRRIGLLATALNGRLTELSERAVDRILAPSGTAAYRRLVSVEELRGSCRAHLTYTLRALTGRYSPAPATATALRRAGQGVPLPAVIAAYHAGGRMLLEELTAEARHSGHHALAVLPDGAARLLGLIETGANEITAAYQRAPSGATDQAGHRTPALTELLDGTARTTEALWRAADVLRLPYEGLFVVLVADPPPGPVPELGNRLAAHGIASAWSRTAGLLAGLVSVRDQRTLERLLTVLQRSATLRYGASPVFTNLADCATGLRLARLALATADPTGPPVATFDDGPLAALVVHSPDVAARMARSVLGTLLDLPAEQRTVLIGTLTAWYAASGSTEEAARALHCHANTVRQRLRRIRELTGRTVADPVGAAELYAALQAVRTLPFSVLR comes from the coding sequence ATGCCCGATAGCCCCGTCACCACCCACACGACGGATCGACGAATCGGCTTACTGGCCACCGCCCTGAACGGGCGGCTGACCGAACTGAGCGAACGCGCCGTCGACCGGATCCTCGCCCCCTCGGGCACCGCCGCCTACCGCCGACTGGTTTCCGTCGAGGAGCTGCGCGGCTCCTGCCGCGCCCATCTGACCTACACCCTGCGCGCCCTGACAGGGCGCTACAGCCCCGCCCCGGCCACCGCCACCGCACTGCGCCGGGCCGGCCAGGGCGTCCCGCTGCCCGCCGTGATCGCCGCCTACCACGCCGGCGGACGGATGCTGCTGGAGGAGCTGACCGCCGAGGCACGCCACAGCGGCCACCACGCGCTGGCCGTGCTGCCCGACGGAGCCGCCCGCCTGCTCGGGCTGATCGAGACCGGCGCCAACGAGATCACCGCCGCCTACCAGCGTGCCCCGTCGGGCGCCACCGACCAGGCGGGCCACCGGACCCCGGCCCTCACCGAGCTCCTCGACGGCACCGCCCGCACCACCGAGGCCCTCTGGCGGGCGGCGGACGTCCTGCGCCTGCCGTATGAGGGGCTGTTCGTCGTGCTGGTCGCCGATCCGCCGCCCGGACCGGTGCCCGAGCTCGGGAACCGGCTCGCCGCTCACGGCATCGCCTCCGCCTGGAGTCGTACCGCCGGCCTACTGGCCGGGCTCGTCTCGGTCCGCGACCAGCGCACCCTGGAGCGGCTGCTGACCGTGCTCCAACGGTCGGCCACCCTCCGCTACGGGGCCAGCCCGGTCTTCACGAACCTCGCCGACTGCGCCACCGGCCTGCGACTGGCCCGGCTGGCCCTGGCCACCGCCGACCCGACCGGCCCCCCGGTCGCCACCTTCGACGACGGCCCGCTCGCCGCACTGGTGGTCCACTCCCCGGACGTCGCGGCCCGGATGGCCCGCTCCGTCCTCGGCACGCTGCTCGATCTCCCGGCCGAGCAGCGCACCGTGCTGATCGGCACGCTCACCGCGTGGTACGCGGCCTCCGGCTCCACGGAGGAGGCCGCGCGGGCCCTGCACTGCCACGCCAACACCGTCCGCCAGCGGCTGCGCCGGATCCGCGAGCTCACCGGACGCACCGTCGCCGACCCGGTCGGCGCGGCCGAGTTGTACGCCGCGCTCCAGGCCGTCCGGACGTTGCCGTTCTCGGTCCTGCGCTGA
- a CDS encoding iron ABC transporter permease, which produces MPLVPLTAALAAVLLVSLVGGVGLGASGLPWGQVVRLLRAGLTGGTIRPDEVAAYTIVWEIRLPRTVLAAVVGAGLAATGVAVQAMVRNALADPFVLGISSGAAVGANAVILLGAFSALGVWALSVSAFGSALLAMLLVYAAARTAYGLTPLRLVLTGTAMSYGFSAVTTLMVFSADRGEAARSAMMWLLGSLGGATWGSVPVAAATVLAGITYLALSARRLDALAMGDETAAALGLDAGRMRRQLFVVTAAVTGTVVAVSGAIGFVGLMVPHVVRMLVGADHRRVLAVAPVAGAVLLVWVDIVSRILLAPAELPVGVITAVVGVPCFLLLMRRRGGYAFGGR; this is translated from the coding sequence ATACCCCTGGTGCCCTTGACCGCGGCGCTGGCCGCCGTACTGCTGGTCTCTCTCGTCGGTGGGGTGGGCCTCGGAGCGTCCGGCCTGCCGTGGGGGCAGGTGGTGCGCTTGCTGCGGGCCGGCCTGACCGGCGGCACGATCCGGCCGGACGAGGTCGCCGCCTACACCATCGTGTGGGAGATCCGGCTGCCCCGCACCGTCCTCGCGGCAGTCGTCGGCGCCGGGCTGGCGGCGACGGGTGTCGCCGTCCAGGCCATGGTGCGCAACGCGCTGGCCGACCCCTTCGTCCTGGGAATCTCCTCGGGGGCCGCGGTCGGCGCGAACGCGGTGATCCTGCTCGGCGCGTTCTCCGCGCTCGGGGTGTGGGCCCTGTCGGTGTCGGCGTTCGGTTCGGCACTCCTCGCGATGCTGCTGGTCTACGCCGCCGCGCGCACCGCGTACGGGCTGACGCCGCTACGGCTGGTCCTCACCGGAACGGCCATGAGCTACGGCTTCTCGGCGGTCACCACCCTCATGGTCTTCAGCGCGGACCGCGGCGAGGCGGCCCGGTCCGCGATGATGTGGTTGCTGGGCAGCCTCGGCGGCGCGACCTGGGGCTCGGTGCCGGTCGCCGCCGCGACGGTGCTCGCGGGAATCACCTACCTCGCTTTGTCGGCGCGCCGGCTCGACGCGCTGGCCATGGGGGACGAGACGGCGGCCGCGCTGGGCCTGGACGCCGGCCGGATGCGCCGTCAACTCTTCGTGGTCACGGCAGCCGTCACGGGAACGGTGGTGGCGGTCAGCGGGGCGATCGGTTTCGTCGGGCTGATGGTGCCCCACGTCGTCAGAATGCTGGTCGGTGCGGACCACCGACGGGTGCTCGCCGTGGCGCCGGTAGCCGGCGCGGTGCTGCTGGTCTGGGTCGACATCGTCTCCCGGATCCTCCTCGCGCCCG
- a CDS encoding DHA2 family efflux MFS transporter permease subunit: MPAPHETPIPSPARVTAVLRILVLSTFVVLLNETIMVNAIPRLMREFEVTAAAAGWLSTAFMLTMAVVIPVTGWFLQRVTTRTAFSLAMALFLAGTALAAAAPAFPVLLVARVVQACGTAVMVPLLMTTLMTLVPPHERGRVMGNITLVISVAPALGPAVSGVLLQLGTWRLLFLAVLPIAGAMAIFGRRKLVNVGEPQAAPIDWLSVPLAAVGFGALVYGLSGLGAGNEAQAPVPPEVMTPAGAVLVGLFVWRQLALQRSSTPLLDLRTLTFRHFSVALGLMCLSFMALMGAFIVLPIYLQEVSGLTSLQTGLLLIPGGLTMGLLGPQVGKLYDRLGAPRLVVPGSVLTALSLGLFALTGEETSPWLVLALHVALSTGMAFVFTPLFTSGLSVLPPHLYPHGSAILGSLQQVAAAAGTALVISVMSGRAASAAADGADATSALATGIRWGFAVGAVLAALAVLVALLVRTPPTAQPPAAEPQEDEATTTDKAAHTST, encoded by the coding sequence ATGCCCGCACCACACGAAACACCCATCCCCTCGCCCGCCCGCGTCACCGCCGTGCTGCGGATTCTCGTCCTGTCCACGTTCGTCGTCCTCCTCAACGAGACGATCATGGTCAACGCGATCCCGCGGCTCATGCGCGAGTTCGAGGTCACCGCGGCCGCCGCCGGGTGGCTGTCCACGGCCTTCATGCTCACCATGGCCGTCGTCATCCCGGTGACGGGGTGGTTCCTCCAGCGCGTGACGACCCGGACCGCCTTCAGCCTGGCCATGGCACTGTTCCTCGCCGGCACGGCCCTGGCCGCGGCCGCACCCGCCTTCCCCGTGCTGCTGGTCGCCCGTGTCGTCCAGGCCTGCGGCACCGCCGTCATGGTGCCGCTGCTCATGACGACACTGATGACCCTCGTTCCCCCGCACGAGCGCGGCCGTGTCATGGGCAACATCACCCTCGTCATCTCCGTCGCCCCCGCCCTCGGGCCCGCCGTCTCCGGCGTGCTGCTGCAGCTGGGGACGTGGCGTCTGCTGTTCCTGGCCGTGCTGCCCATCGCCGGAGCCATGGCCATATTCGGCCGGCGCAAACTGGTCAACGTCGGCGAGCCGCAGGCCGCCCCCATCGACTGGCTGTCCGTCCCCCTGGCGGCAGTGGGCTTCGGCGCCCTGGTCTACGGCCTGAGCGGGCTCGGTGCCGGGAACGAGGCCCAGGCCCCCGTGCCCCCGGAGGTCATGACCCCGGCCGGCGCCGTCCTCGTCGGCCTGTTCGTGTGGCGACAACTGGCACTGCAGCGCTCGTCCACACCGCTGCTGGACCTGCGCACCCTGACGTTCCGACACTTCTCCGTGGCTCTGGGCCTGATGTGCCTGTCCTTCATGGCGCTCATGGGTGCGTTCATCGTGCTGCCGATCTATCTGCAGGAGGTGAGCGGCCTGACCTCACTGCAGACCGGTCTGCTCCTCATCCCCGGCGGCCTGACCATGGGTCTGCTCGGACCGCAGGTCGGCAAGCTCTACGACCGACTCGGCGCACCGCGCCTGGTCGTACCCGGATCCGTCCTCACGGCGCTCAGCCTCGGCCTGTTCGCCCTCACGGGCGAGGAGACCTCCCCGTGGCTGGTGCTCGCCCTTCACGTGGCCCTGAGTACCGGCATGGCGTTCGTCTTCACCCCCCTCTTCACCTCCGGCCTGTCCGTCCTGCCGCCGCACCTCTACCCCCACGGCTCCGCCATCCTCGGCTCGCTGCAACAGGTCGCGGCCGCCGCCGGCACCGCCCTGGTGATCAGCGTCATGTCCGGCCGCGCCGCGTCGGCGGCGGCCGACGGCGCCGACGCCACCAGCGCCCTGGCCACGGGCATCCGGTGGGGATTCGCCGTCGGCGCCGTCCTCGCGGCCCTGGCCGTGCTGGTCGCGCTGCTGGTCCGCACCCCGCCCACTGCGCAACCGCCCGCCGCGGAGCCTCAGGAAGACGAGGCCACCACGACGGACAAGGCCGCCCACACCTCCACCTGA
- a CDS encoding lipase family protein, with protein MRFPRTAMPAFAALLAALATATPAAAVDSGDLHDAFYTPPPGEVTAGPGEVIQRRAADFRVEPTGLINQHVRSWQVLYGSGDADGRRIAVSGTVLVPEAPYGGPGPRPVVAHAIGTHGLGDRCAPSRALADGTQYETIAIKAMLDRGWAVVATDYQGLGTPGGHSYVNGRAEGQAVLDSVRAAQRLPEAGIAPDAPVVIAGYSQGGQAASWAAELQPSYAPELKLRGASIGAPAADLLAVAKGVDGSPAFGFGLTAAVGLKHAYPELPLDELFTDHGRELLADISDDCTLEIATKYGMHSWDRLTTEDPFARADWRGRLTEQQAGRHRPAVPVRLYHSRLDDVIPYRVGAELKDRLCGLGASVDWDTSLVPTHIAAFYAATPATVRWLADRLEGRPVENDC; from the coding sequence ATGCGATTCCCGCGCACCGCCATGCCCGCGTTCGCCGCTCTGCTGGCCGCCCTCGCGACCGCCACGCCGGCCGCCGCCGTGGACAGCGGTGACCTCCACGACGCCTTCTACACTCCCCCGCCCGGTGAGGTCACCGCCGGGCCGGGCGAGGTGATCCAGCGCCGAGCCGCCGATTTCCGGGTCGAGCCGACGGGCCTGATCAACCAACACGTCCGCTCCTGGCAGGTGCTCTACGGCTCCGGCGACGCCGACGGCCGCCGGATCGCCGTCTCCGGCACCGTCCTCGTCCCCGAGGCCCCGTACGGCGGGCCGGGCCCGCGCCCCGTCGTCGCGCACGCCATCGGCACCCACGGTCTGGGCGACCGGTGCGCCCCCTCCCGGGCGCTGGCCGACGGCACCCAGTACGAGACGATCGCGATCAAAGCGATGCTCGACCGCGGCTGGGCCGTGGTCGCCACCGACTACCAGGGGCTCGGCACTCCCGGTGGACACAGCTACGTGAACGGGCGGGCCGAGGGCCAGGCCGTGCTCGACTCGGTGCGCGCCGCCCAGCGGCTGCCCGAGGCGGGGATCGCCCCCGACGCCCCCGTCGTCATCGCCGGTTACTCGCAGGGTGGCCAGGCGGCGAGTTGGGCGGCCGAGCTCCAGCCCTCGTACGCGCCGGAGTTGAAGCTGCGCGGCGCCTCGATCGGGGCGCCCGCCGCGGACCTCCTGGCGGTCGCGAAGGGGGTGGACGGCAGCCCGGCCTTCGGCTTCGGCCTGACGGCCGCCGTCGGCCTCAAGCACGCCTACCCGGAACTCCCGCTGGACGAGCTGTTCACCGACCACGGCCGCGAGCTGCTGGCCGACATCTCCGACGACTGCACGCTGGAGATCGCCACCAAGTACGGGATGCACAGCTGGGACCGGTTGACCACCGAGGACCCGTTCGCACGGGCCGACTGGCGCGGCCGGCTCACCGAGCAGCAGGCCGGGCGACACCGCCCCGCGGTGCCGGTGCGGCTGTACCACTCGCGCCTGGACGACGTGATCCCGTATCGGGTCGGCGCCGAGCTCAAGGACCGGCTGTGCGGGCTCGGCGCGTCGGTCGACTGGGACACGTCCCTGGTGCCCACGCACATCGCCGCCTTCTACGCGGCCACCCCGGCGACCGTCCGGTGGCTGGCGGACCGCCTCGAAGGCCGGCCGGTGGAGAACGACTGCTGA